A genome region from Bufo gargarizans isolate SCDJY-AF-19 chromosome 2, ASM1485885v1, whole genome shotgun sequence includes the following:
- the LOC122925650 gene encoding dnaJ homolog subfamily B member 1-like has protein sequence MGKDYYKILGLSKGASEEDIKKAYRKQALKYHPDKNKDPGAEERFKEIAEAYDVLSDPKKREIFDKYGEEGTCHVYAWASYDVRRRRWSRWGRFSSTV, from the coding sequence ATGGGCAAAGATTACTACAAGATCCTTGGGTTGTCCAAGGGGGCGTCAGAGGAAGACATCAAGAAGGCGTACAGGAAACAAGCCCTGAAATATCACCCGGATAAAAACAAGGATCCTGGGGCGGAGGAGCGCTTCAAAGAGATTGCTGAGGCTTACGATGTGCTGAGCGACCCCAAGAAGAGGGAGATATTCGACAAGTACGGCGAGGAGGGTACGTGCCATGTGTATGCGTGGGCATCCTACGATGTCCGGCGCAGGCGATGGAGTCGGTGGGGGCGTTTCTCCTCCACAGTTTAA